One part of the Ziziphus jujuba cultivar Dongzao chromosome 2, ASM3175591v1 genome encodes these proteins:
- the LOC125422251 gene encoding uncharacterized protein LOC125422251, whose translation MSFVRKTPEHGYGAAGSPRRLKVAFMNSFTALVNKCAKQAGRVSKKLKNKPSGNCRVEPKSSPLSLYLSEPKSPLSKPKQLLTTISNKAINYVQQHRKKKGDHDDRDSVGPDEWGDGGVWQRAILMGDKCEPLDFSGVIYYDSHGQQLNDLPLRSPRASPLPGYLERAKK comes from the coding sequence ATGTCCTTTGTCCGTAAAACCCCAGAGCACGGCTATGGAGCCGCCGGCTCTCCTAGGCGTCTGAAAGTGGCTTTCATGAACTCCTTCACGGCTCTGGTCAACAAGTGCGCCAAACAAGCCGGCCGTGTCTCGAAGAAGCTGAAGAACAAGCCGAGCGGAAACTGTAGGGTAGAGCCGAAATCGTCGCCGCTTTCGTTGTATTTGAGCGAGCCGAAGTCGCCGCTGAGCAAGCCGAAGCAGCTGTTAACGACCATAAGCAATAAGGCGATCAACTACGTGCAGCAGCACAGGAAGAAGAAAGGAGATCATGATGATCGTGATTCGGTGGGACCCGATGAGTGGGGAGACGGTGGGGTCTGGCAGAGGGCGATCTTGATGGGGGATAAGTGTGAACCGTTGGATTTCTCGGGTGTAATTTATTATGATAGTCATGGGCAGCAGCTGAACGATCTCCCTCTCAGGTCTCCTAGAGCCAGTCCTTTGCCTGGCTACCTTGAGAGGGCGAAGAAGTGa